The genomic interval AGAATCATAACACCTATCAATCCCAACATATGAAACTTATAATTTTTTATGAATTCACCAAATCTTTTCCACACTGCAAAATCAAATCTCTTTTTCTCATCCTTAATCAATTCTTCCATTATCATCACTCCTTGAAATTTTTTAGCAAACTTTCAATTTTCCAAACTTTTTGATAAAGTCCAGGTTGGTTTACTAACTCCTCATGTCTTCCTATGTTCGTTATTATGCCATTTTCAAGTACAATAATTTTATCTGCCTCTTTTATGCTTGAAATCCTATGTGAAACTATGATGGTCGTTGCGTTTTTGCTACGTTGTTTTATAGCTTGAATTATTTGTCTTTCCGTATCCGTGTCCACTGCACTCATAGAATCATCAAATATCAAGATAGGATACTCTCTCAAAAATGTTCTGGCGATTGTAACCCTTTGTCGTTGACCTCCGGAAAGTGTTACACCCTTTTCTCCGACCAGGGTATCATACCCCTTTTCAAGCTGCATGATATCATCATGAACAGCAGCGCTAATAGCACTGGAAACGATTTCTTCATGCGATGCTTCAGGATTAGTTACAGAAATATTTTCCTTAACAGTTTTCGAAAATAGAAAAGCTTCTTGGGGTACTAAACCAATATTTCTTCTTAGAACAACCTTCGGTATCAAATTCATTTCTTTCCCATCGATCATAATCTTCCCAGAATTAGGTTCATATAATCTCATAAGTAATGAAATTATTGTTGATTTTCCAGAACCTGTACCTCCAAAGAATGCGACAGTCTCTCCTTTTTTTATCTCAAAAGATACACCTTTTAAGACAGGACGTTCTGGATTATAACCAAACCACACATCTTTAAATTCTATATCACCTTTTAATTCAAACTCAGAATCACAAAATAGGTCCTCAAGTTCGTACGAAAGTATCTCGTTTATTCGCTTTAGTGAAACACGTACCTTACCAAAATTGGAAAGTATTATTCCAAGTTCCCTTACAGGCCACAGCAACATTCCAACATACGTTGTAAAAGCCACAAGAGTACCTATGGTTATTTCTTCTTTTATAGCATAGTAACTTCCAAGCACAACAACAAGTGCAAATTGAGTGAGTGCAAGAAAGTCAGAAATTGTCCAAAATTTAGCAAAAAGTGCGAGCAATTTCAGATCCAGTTCCCTGTATTCTGAGTTCTTTTTAATAAATTTTTGGATTTCGTAATCTTCTCTCGTAAACGCCTTAACAACTCGAACACCAGTTATATTTTCTTGAACGACAGCCGTTACAGATGCTTCTGCTTCGTCAACCTTTTCAAAATGTTTTTTCACCATAAGAAAAAACCAAAATGCGGTTCCAGTAAGCATTGGAATAACAGCAGAAGAGATTATAGTCATCTTTAAATTTAAATTTATCATCACATACAACACAAAAATGACCATAAAAACTATACGCCACACACTAATTGCATCAACGTAAAGAAATCTTCTTACAGTTTCAACATCTGAAGTGCAGCGTTGTATAACATCACCGGATTGAAAATTGGAATAAAAATCGTATTTTGCTTTAAGTATTACATTGTAAAGGTCATCGCGGAGATTTTCGGCGATACTTTCTGAAGTTTGTCCTGCAAGCTTTTCTCGTAAAAACGAAAACAAACCGTTGAAAAATGAAAATATTAACAATACTATCCCAATTACCCATAAATTCTCCACCAGATAATCCTTTCCACCAAATAGATTATAAACGTACAACCAAAAACCTGAATTAGGGACTTTCCCCCCTATGACATTATCTATCGTGAATTTGACAATAACAGGTACAAGCCGAGAAAAAACTATAGAAAACGCCGTGAAAATAATGGCAAACACGTACTGAGTCGTGTAGCCTCTAAAATACCTAAGCAACATTTTAAAATCTTTCATTTGCGCATCCCTCCAACTCTTTATCGCTAAAACAAAAACTCCACGGTGACAACCCGTGGAGTTTTCAAACAGCATTCAATAGTATCTTTACTTATTTAGAAAATTATATTTATCAATCTTTTACGTAATGTACTCCAATTTGGGTTGTCCAATAGCACGGTGATATTGATAATATTAATATATATTTTTTATTCACCTGTTTATCCATCGGACAACCCCCCTCTTGTATGTTTTTACTCGAATCCTTCGTAATACGAACTATCTATATTTTACTCTTGATACTCAAAAAGTCAATATATTTCTCTAAAATGTTTTCTGTAGATATCAGAAGATGAAAATTCACACAGCTTTTCAAGCTAATAGATTCGTTTTGAACTTGTTGCAAACAAAAAAATAAATATCCAAAATCATTATTTTTTCCTATTTACACATGGTAAGTATTGTGATAAAATATAATTAGGTAAGACTAATTTCATAAAGAAAACAACATAGAATGAAAAGCATATAATAAACTTTTGGAGGTGTGCGAAATGTTGTTAGAGGTGAAGAATTTAACGGCGAAACTAGTTGAAGGAGAAAAGTTAATATTGAAAGGTGTTGACTTAGTTGTAAATCCGTCAGAAGTGCATATCATAATGGGACCAAACGGATCCGGTAAGTCTACTTTGGCAAATGTAATTATGGGAAATCCTAAGTACGAAGTAACTTCTGGAGATATTATCTTTGAAGGTGAATCAATTCTCCAACTCAAAACAGATGAAAGAGCAAGAAAGGGTATAATGATGACGTTCCAAAATCCTTATGAG from Fervidobacterium sp. carries:
- a CDS encoding ABC transporter ATP-binding protein/permease, whose translation is MKDFKMLLRYFRGYTTQYVFAIIFTAFSIVFSRLVPVIVKFTIDNVIGGKVPNSGFWLYVYNLFGGKDYLVENLWVIGIVLLIFSFFNGLFSFLREKLAGQTSESIAENLRDDLYNVILKAKYDFYSNFQSGDVIQRCTSDVETVRRFLYVDAISVWRIVFMVIFVLYVMINLNLKMTIISSAVIPMLTGTAFWFFLMVKKHFEKVDEAEASVTAVVQENITGVRVVKAFTREDYEIQKFIKKNSEYRELDLKLLALFAKFWTISDFLALTQFALVVVLGSYYAIKEEITIGTLVAFTTYVGMLLWPVRELGIILSNFGKVRVSLKRINEILSYELEDLFCDSEFELKGDIEFKDVWFGYNPERPVLKGVSFEIKKGETVAFFGGTGSGKSTIISLLMRLYEPNSGKIMIDGKEMNLIPKVVLRRNIGLVPQEAFLFSKTVKENISVTNPEASHEEIVSSAISAAVHDDIMQLEKGYDTLVGEKGVTLSGGQRQRVTIARTFLREYPILIFDDSMSAVDTDTERQIIQAIKQRSKNATTIIVSHRISSIKEADKIIVLENGIITNIGRHEELVNQPGLYQKVWKIESLLKNFKE